In one window of Eleutherodactylus coqui strain aEleCoq1 chromosome 10, aEleCoq1.hap1, whole genome shotgun sequence DNA:
- the LGALS4 gene encoding galectin-4: protein MAFVPAPGYQPAFNPPIPYCTMIAGSLRPGMVVCIQAKLPDNYNRFAINFATGQEESSDIAFHLNARYDGRDRVVFNSKQGGEWKSEEMKRDMPFKSGKVFFIMYEVTPSNYLVFANGKPFYEFAHRIPMERVNWLQVTGDIVVQELSIIGNGPGVKGGNLLMSEAQRQLLPMMGPCIVNAPVPFTTNIRGGMIPKRTIVVKGIPKSRAKSFTVNLKVGFNNDVALHLKAQPNKKTVVRNSYINGAWGEEETELAKNPFKDGEYFDISIRCGEKQFKVYVNGSHCFNYAHRLWNLQQVDKLEVEGDVNIVYVFM, encoded by the exons CCCATCCCTTACTGCACCATGATTGCTGGCAGCCTGCGCCCGGGGATGGTGGTGTGTATCCAGGCCAAGCTCCCCGATAATTATAACAG GTTCGCTATTAACTTTGCCACTGGACAGGAGGAGAGTTCAGACATTGCCTTCCACTTGAACGCTCGGTATGATGGCCGTGACCGTgttgtcttcaactcaaaacaAGGCGGTGAATGGAAAAGTGAGGAAATGAAGCGAGACATGCCTTTTAAATCCGGGAAGGTCTTCTTCATTATGTATGAAGTGACTCCTAGCAATTATCTG GTGTTTGCAAACGGAAAGCCTTTCTATGAATTTGCACACCGAATTCCTATGGAGAGAGTGAACTGGCTGCAGGTGACGGGAGATATTGTAGTCCAAGAGCTTTCCATTATTGGCAATGGGCCTGGTGTAAAGGGAGGC AATCTTCTGATGTCTGAAGCCCAGCGccagctcctg CCTATGATGGGACCTTGTATCGTAAATGCA CCAGTTCCATTTACTACAAACATCAGAGGAGGGATGATTCCGAAACGCACCATTGTTGTGAAGGGAATTCCAAAATCTAGAGCCAAAAG TTTCACTGTTAATCTTAAAGTTGGTTTCAACAATGATGTCGCTCTTCATCTGAAAGCTCAACCTAACAAGAAAACCGTGGTCAGGAACAGCTATATAAATGGGGCCTGGGGAGAGGAAGAGACCGAACTGGCGAAAAATCCCTTCAAAGACGGAGAGTACTTCGAT ATTTCTATCCGCTGCGGAGAAAAGCAGTTTAAAGTCTACGTGAATGGATCCCACTGCTTCAACTACGCTCACCGGCTCTGGAACCTGCAGCAAGTGGACAAGCTGGAAGTGGAGGGCGATGTGAACATTGTTTATGTGTTTATGTGA